The following are encoded in a window of Nocardioides houyundeii genomic DNA:
- a CDS encoding PLP-dependent aminotransferase family protein, translating to MSSIGSRRVAALVGPFDRSPAYLGLAEQLTLLIGDGRIPLATRLPSERELVAELGLSRTTVTRAYAVLREAGYAESRRGAGTFTRVPGGRERAHDRALVPRPGGDNDGIDLDCAAPTAPPGLAAAYARAMQDLPAYLGGHGYFPSGLPVLQRAVAATYDARGLPTEPEQIIVTPGALSAAAIVAQSFTGPRDRVLVESPVYPNSTQAIRNAGARLHSAPVDPDGWDLDTIGAELRRVRPTLAYLVPDFQNPTGLLMSTPQRATYAAHLAAAGTIAVVDEAHQALALEGQEMPSPFTALAPGSITLGSASKTFWGGLRLGWIRAPHEHLDRLVHGRTSLDLGSPVLEQLVLTHLLAAPEEMLAWHRTRLRRQRDHLVSALRTALPQWRFRVPTGGLALWCQLPRPGATALAAEAETLGLTVSPGPVFAAEGGLDSYLRVPWTAEPAVLDRAVGRLALAWEQVQRYDDRPRARLSRAPEVRRIRIA from the coding sequence ATGTCGTCCATCGGGTCCCGCCGGGTCGCCGCGCTCGTCGGCCCGTTCGACCGCTCGCCGGCCTACCTGGGCCTGGCCGAGCAGCTGACGCTGCTGATCGGGGACGGACGCATCCCGTTGGCGACCCGGCTGCCCTCGGAGCGCGAGCTGGTGGCCGAGCTGGGCCTGTCCCGGACCACGGTCACCCGCGCGTACGCCGTGCTGCGCGAGGCCGGGTACGCCGAGTCGAGACGGGGCGCCGGCACCTTCACCCGGGTCCCCGGTGGCCGGGAGCGCGCCCACGACCGGGCCCTGGTGCCCCGACCGGGCGGCGACAACGACGGCATCGACCTGGACTGCGCCGCCCCGACCGCACCGCCCGGCCTCGCGGCCGCCTACGCGCGGGCCATGCAGGACCTGCCCGCCTACCTCGGCGGCCACGGCTACTTCCCCTCCGGGCTCCCGGTCCTGCAACGTGCCGTCGCCGCGACGTACGACGCACGCGGCCTGCCGACCGAGCCGGAGCAGATCATCGTCACGCCGGGGGCCCTGTCGGCGGCGGCCATCGTCGCGCAGTCCTTCACCGGTCCCCGGGACCGGGTGCTCGTGGAGTCGCCGGTCTACCCCAACTCCACCCAGGCGATCAGGAACGCGGGGGCCCGGCTGCACAGCGCCCCGGTCGACCCCGACGGTTGGGACCTGGACACGATCGGCGCCGAGCTGCGGCGGGTCCGGCCCACGCTGGCCTACCTGGTGCCGGACTTCCAGAACCCCACCGGACTTCTGATGTCGACGCCGCAGCGCGCCACCTACGCCGCCCACCTGGCCGCCGCAGGCACCATCGCCGTGGTCGACGAGGCGCACCAGGCGCTGGCCCTGGAGGGGCAGGAGATGCCGTCCCCCTTCACCGCACTGGCCCCGGGCAGCATCACCCTGGGCAGCGCCAGCAAGACCTTCTGGGGAGGACTGCGGCTCGGCTGGATCCGGGCACCGCACGAGCACCTGGACAGGCTGGTGCACGGCCGCACCTCTCTGGACCTGGGCTCGCCGGTCCTCGAGCAGCTGGTGCTGACCCACCTCCTCGCCGCGCCGGAGGAGATGCTGGCCTGGCACCGGACCCGGCTGCGTCGGCAGCGGGACCACCTGGTCTCCGCGCTGCGCACGGCGCTGCCCCAGTGGCGGTTCCGGGTCCCCACGGGCGGTCTCGCCCTGTGGTGCCAGCTGCCGCGTCCGGGGGCGACCGCCCTGGCCGCGGAGGCAGAGACCCTGGGACTCACCGTCTCTCCCGGGCCCGTCTTCGCGGCCGAGGGTGGCCTCGACTCCTACCTGCGCGTCCCGTGGACGGCCGAGCCCGCGGTCCTGGATCGTGCGGTGGGCAGGCTTGCCCTTGCCTGGGAGCAGGTGCAGCGGTACGACGACCGCCCACGCGCCCGCCTCAGCCGCGCCCCGGAGGTCCGGCGGATCCGGATCGCCTGA
- a CDS encoding branched-chain amino acid aminotransferase yields MKISTTPSTTPVEDSRLAAILGDPGFGEHFTDHMFTVEWTPEEGWHGARTTTYGPISMDPATAVLHYAQETFEGMKAYRHADGSVWTFRPEENALRMARSSVRLALPELPVEDFVAAVDALIEIDQRWVPDAAGEKSLYVRPFMIATEKFLGVRPARHVTFMVIASPAGSYFKGGVKPVTLWLAEDYTRAGRGGMGAAKTGGNYASSLVAQQEATAKGCDQVVFLDAQEGRYVEELGGMNLYFVHADGHIVTPELSGTILEGITRDSIIELAGKLGHRVEERKVAIEEWREGIASGEIVEIFACGTAAVVTPVGALKSAGGDVSAPSSTELTMRIRQALVDIQYGRADDTFGWMHRVL; encoded by the coding sequence ATGAAGATCAGCACCACGCCCTCGACCACACCCGTGGAGGACTCCCGGCTCGCGGCGATCCTCGGTGACCCCGGTTTCGGCGAGCACTTCACCGACCACATGTTCACCGTCGAGTGGACGCCGGAGGAGGGCTGGCACGGCGCCCGGACCACGACGTACGGCCCCATCTCGATGGACCCGGCGACCGCGGTCCTGCACTACGCCCAGGAGACCTTCGAGGGGATGAAGGCCTACCGGCACGCGGACGGGTCCGTCTGGACCTTCCGCCCTGAGGAGAACGCCCTGCGGATGGCGCGCTCCAGCGTCCGGCTGGCCCTGCCCGAGCTGCCGGTGGAGGACTTCGTCGCCGCGGTCGACGCCCTCATCGAGATCGACCAGCGCTGGGTGCCGGACGCCGCGGGGGAGAAGAGCCTCTACGTGCGTCCCTTCATGATCGCCACCGAGAAGTTCCTCGGGGTGCGGCCCGCGCGCCACGTCACGTTCATGGTGATCGCCAGCCCCGCCGGGTCCTACTTCAAGGGCGGGGTCAAGCCGGTCACCCTGTGGCTCGCCGAGGACTACACCCGTGCCGGGCGCGGGGGCATGGGTGCGGCCAAGACCGGTGGCAACTACGCGAGCTCGCTCGTCGCCCAGCAGGAGGCCACGGCCAAGGGCTGTGACCAGGTGGTGTTCCTGGACGCGCAGGAGGGCAGGTACGTCGAGGAGCTCGGCGGGATGAACCTCTACTTCGTCCACGCCGACGGGCACATCGTCACCCCGGAGCTGAGCGGCACGATCCTGGAGGGCATCACCCGCGACTCGATCATCGAGCTCGCCGGCAAGCTCGGGCACCGGGTGGAGGAGCGCAAGGTCGCCATCGAGGAGTGGCGCGAGGGGATCGCGTCGGGCGAGATCGTGGAGATCTTCGCCTGTGGCACTGCCGCGGTGGTCACCCCGGTGGGCGCCCTGAAGTCCGCCGGCGGGGACGTCTCGGCACCGTCCAGCACCGAGCTGACGATGCGGATCAGGCAGGCCCTGGTCGACATCCAGTACGGACGCGCCGACGACACCTTCGGCTGGATGCACCGGGTCCTCTGA
- a CDS encoding YczE/YyaS/YitT family protein, producing MTIEETPARPELRSDLGPLDQLRAGRMTRRLTQLALGLFLYGASLAMMVRAGLGLAPWDVLHSGLVRHVPVTLGQMVVLTSFAVLLLWIPLAEVPGLGTLANAVAVGLAADATLAVLSVPEPLWARAGLMLAGVVLNALATAAYIGSQLGRGARDGLMTGLARRTGSSLRLVRTGIEASVVLLGLVLGGVLGLGTVLYALAIGPLAQLALPWLTVRLDPVGPSLSGGWRSGRTRRARSSPRRR from the coding sequence GTGACCATCGAGGAGACCCCGGCGCGACCCGAGCTGCGCAGCGACCTGGGGCCGCTGGACCAGCTGCGAGCCGGCAGAATGACCCGGCGCCTGACGCAGCTGGCCCTGGGCCTGTTCCTCTACGGGGCGTCCCTGGCCATGATGGTCCGCGCCGGACTGGGTCTGGCGCCCTGGGACGTCCTGCACTCGGGCCTGGTCCGGCACGTGCCCGTCACGTTGGGCCAGATGGTGGTGCTGACGAGCTTCGCGGTGCTGCTGCTGTGGATCCCGCTCGCCGAGGTGCCGGGCCTGGGCACGCTCGCGAACGCCGTGGCGGTGGGGCTGGCCGCCGACGCCACCCTGGCGGTGCTGTCCGTGCCCGAGCCGCTCTGGGCTCGCGCCGGACTGATGCTCGCCGGGGTCGTCCTGAACGCCCTGGCGACCGCGGCCTACATCGGCTCCCAGCTGGGCCGAGGCGCCCGGGACGGACTGATGACCGGTCTGGCCCGGCGTACCGGATCGTCCTTGCGGCTGGTGCGCACCGGCATCGAGGCGAGCGTGGTGCTCCTCGGCCTGGTGCTCGGCGGGGTGCTGGGCCTGGGCACGGTGCTGTACGCGCTCGCCATCGGACCGCTGGCCCAGCTGGCGCTCCCGTGGCTCACCGTGCGGCTGGACCCCGTGGGTCCGTCTCTCAGCGGCGGGTGGCGATCAGGGCGGACGCGTCGGGCGCGATCATCACCTCGACGGCGGTGA
- a CDS encoding 3-isopropylmalate dehydrogenase: MNPSLPTPTNLAVIPGDGIGPEVTTEALKVLEAVAPQTFVTTRYDLGAERYLATGEVLPDSVLEEIRGHDAILLGAVGGKPNDPNLPPGILERGLLLRLRFALDHYVNLRPSRIFPGVPSPLAAPGEVDFVVVREGTEGPYTGNGGALRVGTPAEVATEVSVNTAYGVERVLRDAFARAQKRPRRTLTLLHKTNVLVHAGSTWWRLFEQVGQEFPEVTRNYMHIDAAMIHMTTDPSRFDVIVTDNLFGDIITDLAAAITGGIGLAASGNVNPDRTSPSMFEPVHGSAPDIAGQQKADPTAAILSVALMLDHLGHGDAAARVEKAVVADIAGRSQGATRTTAAVGDAIAERV; encoded by the coding sequence ATGAACCCCTCCCTCCCCACGCCGACCAACCTCGCCGTCATCCCTGGCGACGGCATCGGCCCCGAGGTCACGACCGAGGCGCTCAAGGTGCTCGAGGCCGTGGCCCCCCAGACCTTCGTGACCACCCGCTACGACCTGGGCGCCGAGCGCTACCTCGCGACGGGCGAGGTGCTCCCCGACTCGGTGCTCGAGGAGATCCGGGGCCACGACGCGATCCTGCTGGGCGCTGTCGGCGGCAAGCCCAACGACCCCAACCTTCCCCCGGGGATCCTGGAGCGCGGGCTGCTGCTGCGGCTGCGCTTCGCGCTGGACCACTACGTCAACCTGCGCCCCTCCCGGATCTTCCCCGGCGTCCCCTCCCCGCTCGCCGCCCCCGGCGAGGTCGACTTCGTCGTGGTGCGCGAGGGCACCGAGGGCCCCTACACCGGCAACGGGGGCGCGCTCCGGGTCGGCACCCCGGCGGAAGTCGCGACCGAGGTCAGCGTCAACACCGCCTACGGCGTCGAGCGGGTGCTCCGCGACGCCTTCGCCCGGGCCCAGAAGCGGCCCCGGCGCACCCTGACCCTGCTGCACAAGACCAACGTCCTGGTGCACGCCGGATCGACCTGGTGGCGGCTCTTCGAGCAGGTGGGCCAGGAGTTCCCCGAGGTCACCCGCAACTACATGCACATCGACGCGGCGATGATCCACATGACGACCGACCCGTCGCGGTTCGACGTGATCGTCACCGACAACCTGTTCGGCGACATCATCACCGACCTGGCGGCCGCCATCACCGGTGGCATCGGCCTGGCCGCCTCGGGCAACGTCAACCCCGACCGCACCTCGCCGTCGATGTTCGAGCCGGTGCACGGCTCCGCCCCCGACATCGCCGGGCAGCAGAAGGCAGACCCCACGGCCGCCATCCTGTCGGTGGCGCTGATGCTGGACCACCTCGGGCACGGCGACGCCGCCGCCCGGGTGGAGAAGGCCGTGGTGGCCGACATCGCCGGCCGCTCCCAGGGGGCCACCCGGACCACCGCAGCCGTCGGCGACGCCATCGCCGAGCGCGTGTAG
- a CDS encoding O-methyltransferase produces MSAPPYLPEIVARAFDVSRKAGYVSFCRNETGRLLAALAATREGTMAEFGTGCGVGTAWLRSGVRTDARILTAELNPKLASAAAEIFTDDPSVEVFAADWSTLSGKGPFSLLFLDSGEPDSVRVDVVADLVEPGGIVVLDDFTPCESWPPIYLGRVDTLREQWLTDERFTAVEVMIAPDASALIATRR; encoded by the coding sequence ATGAGCGCCCCTCCCTACCTCCCCGAGATCGTCGCCCGAGCGTTCGACGTCTCCCGCAAGGCGGGCTACGTGTCGTTCTGCCGCAACGAGACCGGGCGCCTGCTGGCCGCCCTGGCCGCGACCCGGGAGGGCACGATGGCCGAGTTCGGTACCGGCTGCGGGGTGGGCACCGCCTGGCTCCGCTCCGGCGTCCGCACCGATGCCCGCATCCTCACCGCCGAGCTCAACCCCAAGCTCGCCTCTGCCGCCGCCGAGATCTTCACCGACGACCCGTCGGTGGAGGTGTTCGCTGCCGACTGGTCGACCCTGAGCGGCAAGGGTCCGTTCTCGCTGCTCTTCCTGGACTCCGGCGAGCCGGACAGCGTGCGGGTCGACGTGGTCGCCGACCTCGTCGAGCCGGGGGGAATCGTGGTCCTCGACGACTTCACCCCGTGCGAGTCCTGGCCGCCGATCTACCTCGGCCGGGTCGACACCCTGCGCGAGCAGTGGCTGACCGACGAGCGCTTCACCGCCGTCGAGGTGATGATCGCGCCCGACGCGTCCGCCCTGATCGCCACCCGCCGCTGA
- a CDS encoding serine/threonine-protein kinase, which produces MSTSPSHPTPPSELRVGGYRLLARLGEGGMGVVHLAQRPGGRRVALKVMRPHVVGDHEARERLAREVASLSRIRSPRVAEIVDADPWGEIPYVATRYVPGLPLHDAVQQEGPITGIDLDWFARCLVEALGDVHGAGVLHRDVKPSNVLMEGRAPVLIDFGLARVADDPRLTQTGWLIGTPGYLAPEILHGEDASAASDIHSLAATIAFAGTGRAPFGRGPAMAIMDRVRRGEHDLSGLPERLREVVQAALDPEPERRPVLAEVLDWLEGRRPSGPWDPVDDLFTAPLVAVAWPEVAAEPAPEDSAPEDREPTARFETPTLVDHSRADLYDDRAHDDRAYDDRAYDDRAYAADRREGDEPVEDLLPWDQTPEVAEHTGLGERARRLTLLGGLGAAVAGASAVAPYVTIAVTMLVVWLLRSGSLAASAAGERRRLRGRRWYDGVQLTLAAPWHLAASIPGTLLLGLWAAGIGAAAALLCFAVALSAGTSLSVIGGAFALGLWLGPGGGRVRRPVRRVLTPLAATPVVWLVAAAVVLATASGFWALAGQQEVSWAPWSGAPWQGISLSDLL; this is translated from the coding sequence GTGAGCACGTCCCCCAGTCATCCGACCCCGCCGTCCGAGCTGCGGGTCGGCGGCTACCGGCTGCTCGCCCGGCTCGGGGAGGGCGGCATGGGGGTGGTCCACCTCGCGCAGCGCCCCGGTGGCCGGCGGGTCGCGCTGAAGGTGATGCGACCCCACGTCGTGGGCGACCACGAGGCACGCGAACGGCTCGCCCGCGAGGTCGCCTCGCTGTCGCGGATCCGCAGCCCGCGGGTGGCGGAGATCGTCGACGCCGACCCGTGGGGCGAGATCCCCTACGTCGCCACCCGGTACGTGCCCGGGCTCCCCCTGCACGACGCGGTGCAGCAGGAGGGGCCGATCACCGGCATCGACCTCGACTGGTTCGCGCGGTGCCTGGTCGAGGCACTGGGCGACGTCCACGGCGCCGGGGTGCTGCACCGGGACGTCAAGCCCTCCAACGTGCTCATGGAGGGCCGGGCCCCGGTGCTCATCGACTTCGGTCTCGCCCGGGTGGCCGACGACCCGCGCCTGACCCAGACCGGGTGGCTGATCGGCACTCCGGGATACCTGGCGCCGGAGATCCTGCACGGCGAGGACGCCTCCGCCGCCTCCGACATCCACTCCCTGGCGGCCACGATCGCCTTCGCCGGCACCGGACGCGCGCCCTTCGGTCGCGGTCCGGCGATGGCCATCATGGACCGGGTACGGCGCGGCGAGCACGACCTCTCCGGTCTTCCCGAGCGGCTGCGCGAGGTCGTGCAGGCGGCCCTGGACCCCGAACCCGAACGGCGGCCGGTACTGGCCGAGGTGCTCGACTGGCTGGAGGGCCGGCGCCCGAGCGGGCCGTGGGACCCCGTCGACGACCTGTTCACCGCGCCGCTGGTCGCAGTGGCCTGGCCCGAGGTGGCAGCCGAACCCGCTCCCGAGGACTCCGCGCCCGAGGACAGAGAGCCGACCGCCCGCTTCGAGACCCCGACCCTCGTCGACCACTCGCGCGCCGACCTCTACGACGACCGGGCGCACGACGACCGGGCGTACGACGACCGGGCGTACGACGACCGGGCGTACGCGGCTGATCGTCGCGAGGGCGATGAGCCGGTCGAGGACCTGCTGCCCTGGGACCAGACGCCCGAGGTGGCCGAGCACACCGGGCTGGGCGAGCGTGCCCGCCGGCTGACCCTGCTCGGTGGCCTCGGCGCCGCAGTGGCCGGGGCCAGCGCCGTGGCGCCGTACGTGACGATCGCGGTGACGATGCTGGTGGTGTGGCTGCTGCGCAGCGGCTCGCTGGCGGCCTCCGCGGCCGGGGAGCGGCGCCGGCTCCGGGGACGTCGCTGGTACGACGGCGTGCAGCTCACCCTCGCCGCCCCCTGGCACCTGGCGGCCTCGATCCCGGGGACGCTGCTGCTGGGACTCTGGGCCGCTGGGATCGGGGCGGCCGCCGCGCTGCTGTGCTTCGCGGTGGCACTGTCCGCCGGCACCTCGCTGAGCGTGATCGGCGGCGCGTTCGCCCTGGGACTGTGGCTGGGCCCCGGCGGCGGTCGGGTACGGCGGCCGGTGCGCCGCGTCCTGACCCCGCTGGCGGCCACCCCCGTGGTCTGGCTGGTCGCGGCGGCCGTGGTGCTGGCGACCGCCTCCGGCTTCTGGGCGCTGGCCGGGCAGCAGGAGGTCAGCTGGGCGCCGTGGTCCGGGGCGCCGTGGCAGGGGATCAGCCTCTCCGACCTGCTGTGA